In Candidatus Paceibacterota bacterium, a single genomic region encodes these proteins:
- a CDS encoding glycosyltransferase family 2 protein has protein sequence MYKGKKVSVAFGTYNEAESIRAIIDQYFATSIVDEVIAVNNNALGNTEEEIAKTKAVQIRESKQGYGHAYMRAMQEATGDLIVLTEVDGTFQPKDIEKLLAYSDEFDVVFGTRTSRAAIWSGAFMPFPVRFANWLWAKFIEVLFNGPVLTDVGCTYKLLNRGALEKIKDLFPLSKGDGTFSPELMIWILRRNLKVIEVPIIYKERIGRSTYTGSVWKAAKLGIKMIPVIIRYFFKKI, from the coding sequence ATGTATAAAGGCAAAAAAGTAAGTGTGGCTTTTGGTACTTATAATGAAGCGGAGAGTATTCGCGCCATTATTGATCAATATTTTGCTACTAGCATAGTGGATGAAGTTATTGCTGTGAATAACAATGCCCTTGGTAATACTGAGGAAGAAATTGCTAAAACCAAAGCCGTCCAAATACGTGAGTCTAAGCAGGGTTATGGCCATGCTTATATGCGAGCAATGCAAGAGGCAACAGGGGATCTTATCGTTTTGACTGAGGTTGATGGCACTTTCCAGCCGAAGGATATAGAAAAATTGCTAGCCTATAGCGATGAATTCGATGTTGTTTTCGGCACTCGTACTTCGCGCGCTGCCATTTGGTCGGGAGCCTTCATGCCTTTCCCGGTACGCTTCGCCAACTGGCTCTGGGCTAAATTTATTGAAGTTCTTTTCAATGGCCCAGTACTAACCGATGTTGGCTGTACTTATAAATTGCTAAATAGGGGAGCTTTGGAAAAAATAAAAGACCTGTTCCCTTTATCAAAAGGGGACGGCACTTTTTCTCCCGAGCTTATGATATGGATTTTGCGCCGCAACCTCAAAGTAATTGAAGTACCCATTATATATAAAGAAAGAATAGGCCGTTCTACTTATACTGGGAGTGTATGGAAAGCGGCTAAATTGGGAATAAAGATGATTCCTGTTATTATCAGATACTTCTTTAAAAAAATATAA
- a CDS encoding glycosyltransferase family 4 protein yields MASSKILIATGIYPPKVGGPAQYAKNLKDSFEKLGHEVIVKTYGVEDYLPSGVRHLFFLFKIIPAVLSSDMIFVLDTFSVGLPAVLACKIFGKKSMIRTGGDFLWEGYVERTSKKVLLRKFYDTEKSFFSAKEKIVFSLTRWTLQNVTHTIFSTDWQRDIFVKAYGMDRSKTSIVENFYGPKEGDLEPSSREFVASTRKLIWKNLDILKKIFNKIPEAQLFMDSLPFKDLMQKMKSAYAVILVSLGDISPNMILDSIRHNRPFICTREVGIYERIKEAGVFIDPDNEEEIEGAIREMLTEEGYKRAKEKVRNFNFVHTWDEIAVEFLATYQKI; encoded by the coding sequence ATGGCAAGCTCTAAAATTCTCATCGCTACAGGCATTTATCCACCGAAAGTCGGTGGTCCTGCCCAGTATGCCAAGAATTTGAAGGATTCTTTTGAGAAATTGGGGCATGAGGTTATCGTAAAAACTTATGGGGTAGAAGATTATTTACCGTCTGGGGTGAGACATTTATTTTTTTTATTTAAAATTATTCCAGCAGTCTTATCGTCTGATATGATTTTTGTACTAGACACTTTCAGTGTCGGATTACCTGCCGTTCTCGCCTGTAAAATTTTTGGTAAAAAATCAATGATAAGGACCGGTGGAGATTTCCTTTGGGAGGGTTATGTGGAAAGAACATCTAAAAAAGTATTGCTTAGAAAATTCTACGACACTGAAAAATCGTTTTTCTCTGCTAAAGAAAAAATAGTTTTTAGTTTGACTAGGTGGACACTGCAAAATGTCACTCATACTATATTTTCTACTGATTGGCAGAGAGATATTTTTGTAAAAGCTTACGGTATGGATAGGAGCAAAACTTCTATTGTGGAGAATTTTTATGGGCCCAAAGAAGGGGATTTGGAGCCAAGTTCGAGAGAGTTTGTCGCTTCAACTAGGAAGTTGATTTGGAAAAACTTAGATATATTGAAGAAAATATTTAATAAAATACCAGAGGCACAACTTTTTATGGATAGTTTGCCCTTCAAAGATTTAATGCAAAAAATGAAAAGTGCTTATGCCGTAATTCTAGTTTCTCTTGGTGATATCAGCCCCAATATGATTTTGGACAGCATAAGGCATAATAGGCCCTTCATTTGTACTAGGGAGGTTGGGATTTATGAGAGGATCAAAGAAGCAGGTGTTTTTATCGATCCGGACAATGAGGAGGAGATAGAGGGAGCTATCCGTGAAATGCTAACAGAAGAAGGATATAAGAGAGCCAAAGAAAAAGTCAGGAATTTTAATTTCGTACATACTTGGGATGAGATAGCAGTAGAGTTCTTGGCTACTTACCAAAAAATATGA
- a CDS encoding class I SAM-dependent methyltransferase produces MTDKYYESRYTFDARRSIVWKEITKFESEYIPEEATVVDLGAGYCDFINNIKASKKYAIDTSPELSNYAAPGITLIKAPAWDLALIPEASVDVVHASNLFEHFTDEELGKVMGEVKRVLKNGGKLILMQPNYRLQPANYFDDPTHKKVFSDAALESFLLSHDMKIILKMPCFLPFSMRSNSSIIPNSLLKFIVRFYINSPWKPFAGQMLFVSQK; encoded by the coding sequence ATGACAGATAAATATTATGAATCCAGGTACACTTTCGATGCCAGGCGTTCCATTGTTTGGAAGGAAATTACTAAGTTTGAATCAGAATACATTCCAGAAGAGGCGACGGTGGTTGATTTGGGCGCAGGTTATTGTGATTTTATAAATAATATAAAAGCCAGCAAAAAATACGCGATTGATACTTCGCCTGAGCTTTCAAATTACGCTGCCCCAGGTATTACCTTGATCAAGGCACCGGCTTGGGATCTAGCTTTGATTCCGGAGGCTTCGGTTGATGTAGTGCATGCCAGTAACTTATTTGAGCATTTTACAGATGAGGAGTTAGGGAAAGTGATGGGGGAAGTGAAGAGGGTTTTGAAAAATGGAGGCAAGTTAATTTTGATGCAACCAAATTACCGTTTGCAGCCCGCTAATTATTTTGACGATCCGACTCATAAAAAAGTTTTTAGTGATGCCGCTTTGGAAAGCTTCTTACTCTCTCATGATATGAAAATAATTCTTAAGATGCCGTGTTTTTTGCCTTTCTCTATGCGTTCCAATTCTTCCATCATTCCAAATTCCTTACTTAAATTTATTGTCCGATTCTATATAAATTCTCCTTGGAAACCTTTTGCAGGGCAGATGCTGTTTGTAAGTCAGAAATAA
- a CDS encoding glycosyltransferase family 4 protein: MKLLIITQKVDRDDPVLGFFHGWLAKFAEKFESVSVICLQKGVYDLPSNVQVYSLGKEHGGNKLKYIFKFFHLCFFSLNYSSVFVHMNQEYILLGGLFWKILSKKIYLWRNHKKGNLLTRIAVLLSEKVFCTSRDSYTAKFKKTVLMPVGIDTDLFKDGKMERRKNSILSLGRISLVKNLHIIIAAARILRERGVNFVLDIVGDPANLGDVDYKKKLVEENKDLTGDGLVNFYPSVPNYETPEIYSKYEIFLNLTPSGSFDKTILEAAACGSLPIIVNTSLSGAEAFKDLIIELEPNKIAEKIEFWLKADENMKREVSQKLRDYVFQNHSLNALIGKLETCIKAKK, encoded by the coding sequence ATGAAGCTACTTATAATTACTCAAAAAGTCGATAGGGACGATCCTGTGCTTGGTTTTTTTCATGGTTGGCTCGCCAAGTTCGCAGAGAAATTTGAATCTGTATCCGTAATCTGTTTACAGAAGGGTGTTTATGACTTACCTTCTAACGTCCAAGTTTACTCTCTTGGCAAAGAACATGGTGGAAACAAACTTAAATACATTTTTAAATTTTTCCATCTTTGCTTCTTTTCTTTAAATTATTCTTCTGTTTTCGTCCATATGAATCAGGAATATATTTTGCTTGGTGGATTGTTTTGGAAAATTTTGAGTAAAAAAATATATCTTTGGAGAAACCATAAAAAAGGTAATTTGCTCACTCGTATTGCAGTTTTACTTTCAGAAAAAGTATTCTGTACTTCTAGAGATTCTTATACTGCTAAATTTAAGAAGACTGTTCTGATGCCGGTGGGGATTGATACTGATTTATTTAAAGATGGAAAGATGGAAAGAAGAAAAAATTCGATCTTATCTCTCGGAAGGATTTCGCTGGTTAAAAATTTACATATAATTATTGCAGCTGCTAGGATTTTGAGAGAGAGGGGGGTAAATTTTGTCTTGGATATCGTGGGTGACCCAGCTAATCTGGGAGATGTGGATTATAAGAAAAAATTAGTAGAGGAGAACAAGGATTTAACAGGAGACGGACTGGTCAATTTTTATCCAAGTGTTCCAAATTATGAGACTCCCGAAATTTATTCTAAATATGAGATTTTCTTAAATCTTACCCCTTCTGGCTCGTTCGACAAAACCATTTTAGAAGCCGCAGCTTGTGGCTCATTACCCATTATTGTTAACACTTCTTTATCTGGCGCTGAGGCATTCAAAGATTTAATAATAGAGTTAGAACCAAATAAAATAGCAGAAAAAATAGAATTCTGGCTCAAAGCTGATGAAAATATGAAGAGAGAAGTTTCTCAAAAATTGAGAGATTATGTATTCCAAAATCACAGTTTAAATGCTTTAATAGGGAAACTAGAAACATGTATAAAGGCAAAAAAGTAA
- a CDS encoding glycosyltransferase family 39 protein, with translation MQAFVSNKKEYLLFFGIIILFFALRLPAIHAPYHQDEYKWPIIVNPELTEPGVIPHPPLSEAIYRATRNFFGDENFRVTPLIFSLINLTLIYIIVRRRYGVGAALWSSLFFALSFFSVLASLMIDTDGAVLPFFFLLSILFYDYFSSSTGNKKFLFGGLLVAALILGMLVKFSFALVIGALILDFVWNHKEKLNRKNILYALSGLISFAVLVALLMFVAQKLFPGFDLQKIIAYSETFMKGFGSRNFFQSGIQFVKALFYLSPFLVLSFLISLLVPRSFSEVGSPYSKDLKLFHLFLALGLIFYLILFDFSAGALDRYFQFMIVPLCIIAGVFSAENFLSSSPSLLRRHASKIIFLLCVFFVFLTQFLDQYVPALHPKAEWIDRILSFNWNFLYPFSGGSGPLTFYVSFIFIALSWILGAVFTGLYLWKKNLQKEIWVAFLILGLFYNAVFIEEYTFGKINGYAPALVRDAAEFIKNNSDIKKVVVYNDNGGREIMQTGKYQKRLYTSPIFDQNQKIETINNFSGHYLEIDAPPVDPNSIYRKYFDSCKKIYEARDRYMNAFIYDCQNAPDIKL, from the coding sequence ATGCAGGCTTTTGTTTCTAATAAAAAGGAATATCTGTTGTTCTTCGGTATCATTATTTTGTTTTTTGCTTTAAGGTTACCTGCTATCCACGCTCCATATCACCAAGATGAATACAAGTGGCCGATAATTGTAAATCCGGAACTGACTGAACCGGGGGTTATTCCACACCCTCCACTTAGTGAAGCCATCTATAGGGCTACTCGGAACTTTTTTGGAGATGAGAATTTTAGAGTTACGCCACTTATATTCTCTCTTATTAACCTGACTTTAATTTATATTATTGTGCGTCGTCGGTACGGGGTAGGGGCGGCTCTTTGGTCTTCTCTATTTTTTGCTCTTTCATTTTTCTCAGTTCTAGCTTCGCTTATGATAGATACTGATGGGGCAGTGCTACCTTTCTTCTTTCTTCTTTCTATTTTGTTTTATGATTATTTTAGTTCTTCTACTGGCAATAAAAAGTTTTTATTTGGTGGCTTGCTCGTGGCCGCTCTCATCTTAGGAATGTTGGTTAAGTTTAGTTTTGCTCTTGTTATTGGAGCCTTAATTCTCGATTTTGTTTGGAATCATAAAGAAAAACTTAATCGTAAAAACATTTTATATGCTTTAAGTGGGTTAATCTCTTTTGCTGTTTTAGTTGCCTTACTTATGTTTGTAGCCCAAAAACTTTTCCCAGGTTTCGATTTGCAAAAAATAATAGCTTACTCTGAAACTTTTATGAAAGGCTTCGGCAGCAGGAATTTCTTCCAAAGCGGTATCCAGTTTGTGAAAGCTCTATTTTATCTGTCTCCATTTTTAGTTTTATCTTTTCTTATTTCCTTGCTTGTCCCGCGAAGCTTTAGCGAAGTGGGATCGCCGTATAGTAAAGACTTAAAATTATTTCATCTCTTCTTAGCACTTGGATTAATTTTCTATCTCATTCTTTTCGATTTTTCAGCTGGAGCTCTGGATCGTTACTTCCAATTCATGATTGTGCCACTTTGTATTATTGCTGGAGTATTTTCTGCTGAAAATTTTCTCTCTTCGTCGCCGTCGCTCCTACGAAGGCACGCTAGCAAAATAATTTTTCTGCTTTGTGTTTTCTTCGTTTTCCTTACTCAATTTCTAGACCAATATGTCCCAGCATTGCACCCTAAGGCAGAGTGGATAGACAGGATACTTTCTTTCAACTGGAATTTCCTGTATCCATTTAGCGGTGGCTCTGGGCCTCTTACTTTCTATGTTTCTTTTATTTTTATTGCCCTATCTTGGATTTTGGGGGCAGTGTTCACGGGGTTGTATTTATGGAAGAAGAATTTGCAAAAAGAAATTTGGGTTGCCTTCTTGATTCTAGGGCTATTTTATAACGCTGTATTTATTGAAGAATATACATTCGGTAAAATAAACGGATATGCTCCAGCTCTTGTGCGTGATGCAGCGGAATTTATTAAAAATAATTCTGATATAAAAAAAGTGGTCGTTTACAATGACAATGGTGGCAGGGAAATAATGCAAACTGGTAAATATCAAAAACGCCTTTATACTTCGCCAATTTTTGATCAGAATCAAAAAATAGAAACTATCAATAATTTCTCCGGCCACTACCTCGAAATCGATGCTCCTCCTGTCGATCCGAATAGTATTTATCGAAAGTATTTTGATTCGTGTAAAAAAATATATGAAGCTCGCGATCGTTATATGAATGCTTTTATTTATGATTGCCAAAATGCACCAGATATTAAATTATAA
- a CDS encoding glycosyltransferase yields MTKNIKVISIGTDSKIFEEGSAVRNRQVEYGRLFDKLDLVIINRREKSFERNISENVYAYSASSLFDTFRIIRKLITNYKLQTTNCVLTTQDPFEIGIVGVLLKFKYKIPLQVQLHTDFNNKYFLLSSPLNFIRFFLAHIVLPYADSVRVVSERVRESVKDFNENVEVLPIRIERKEVNKERWKDLEKTGRNILTVCRLEKEKDLETALKAFKIVSAKYPEAVFTIAGEGSERENLEKICVDLNIKDKVKFIGWVKDLPSLYASADIYISTSLFEGYGMSIVEAASTGLALVLSDAGVAREIAGAFVCNPKNVECFAKNLERLIGDEQLRSEVGGEARNWSLGHIISQDQYLARYKEAVIKALEGDKKNFIRAIFEGNKILRFLVGGGTAAFTQIFFLYIFTDLLGIWYLLSSIVSFCIAFVVSFLMQKLWVFQNTEIKGTHVQFMKYILVGLIGIGLNTLVMYIFVSLLLLWYILAQIVCGVIVAIFNFFVYRKFIFHKK; encoded by the coding sequence ATGACAAAAAATATAAAAGTCATATCTATAGGTACGGATAGTAAAATATTTGAAGAAGGCTCAGCTGTTAGAAACAGGCAAGTTGAATACGGGCGTCTTTTTGATAAGTTAGATCTAGTAATTATAAATCGCAGAGAAAAATCTTTTGAGAGAAATATTTCGGAAAATGTTTATGCTTATTCAGCATCGTCTTTGTTTGATACATTCAGAATAATTCGAAAATTAATTACAAATTACAAATTACAAACTACAAATTGTGTACTCACTACCCAAGATCCATTTGAAATCGGTATCGTGGGTGTTTTGTTAAAATTCAAATACAAAATTCCACTTCAAGTTCAGCTACATACCGATTTTAATAATAAATATTTTCTACTTTCCTCGCCTTTGAATTTTATCAGATTTTTCTTGGCGCATATCGTGTTGCCTTATGCGGATAGTGTGCGGGTAGTTTCCGAGAGGGTGAGGGAGAGTGTGAAGGATTTTAATGAGAATGTAGAGGTGTTGCCGATCAGGATAGAAAGGAAAGAAGTAAATAAGGAAAGATGGAAAGATTTAGAAAAGACGGGGAGAAATATTTTGACTGTTTGTAGATTGGAGAAGGAGAAAGATTTGGAGACAGCTCTGAAAGCTTTTAAAATAGTTTCAGCAAAATATCCAGAAGCCGTTTTTACTATTGCTGGCGAAGGTAGTGAGCGCGAAAATTTGGAAAAAATATGTGTCGATTTGAATATAAAAGATAAAGTAAAATTTATTGGTTGGGTGAAAGATTTACCTAGTTTGTACGCTAGCGCTGATATTTATATTTCTACCTCGCTTTTTGAGGGTTACGGGATGTCTATTGTAGAAGCTGCTTCTACTGGCTTGGCTTTAGTCTTATCTGATGCGGGGGTAGCTAGAGAGATTGCAGGAGCTTTCGTTTGTAATCCTAAAAATGTGGAGTGTTTTGCTAAAAACTTAGAGAGATTAATTGGAGATGAACAATTAAGATCAGAAGTAGGGGGGGAGGCGAGGAATTGGTCCCTCGGCCATATTATATCCCAGGATCAGTACCTAGCTCGTTATAAAGAAGCGGTAATAAAAGCTCTTGAAGGAGACAAGAAAAATTTTATCAGAGCTATTTTTGAAGGTAATAAAATTCTGCGTTTTCTTGTTGGGGGGGGCACAGCAGCTTTTACTCAGATATTTTTTCTTTATATTTTTACCGATCTGTTAGGTATTTGGTATCTTCTTTCATCTATAGTTTCTTTCTGCATCGCTTTTGTTGTCAGTTTCCTTATGCAGAAACTTTGGGTATTTCAGAACACAGAGATTAAGGGTACTCATGTGCAGTTTATGAAGTATATTCTGGTTGGTCTCATCGGTATCGGGCTCAACACCCTCGTCATGTATATTTTTGTCAGCCTTTTGTTGCTTTGGTATATTTTGGCTCAAATAGTTTGTGGTGTGATCGTCGCTATTTTCAATTTCTTTGTCTATCGTAAATTTATTTTCCACAAAAAATGA